The Leucoraja erinacea ecotype New England chromosome 19, Leri_hhj_1, whole genome shotgun sequence genome has a segment encoding these proteins:
- the pex26 gene encoding peroxisome assembly protein 26 — protein sequence MKRSGPLVLGRWRHCAREPALCPGLVWLERAADLLQVQRNLAGALAACERGLEWLDRQPGGSAPRAADIRSSLCAMGLQALAERRQWRRAWDWLLQQYGSPDRIPAALLQLCIILYSKAGEPGQIQQAVSSWLKSKASTSATGSVGLVFELYILHVLLPLGLYAEAEKEIKDTTLLTEQQKESVLEVVLRKRPKLLEQELAESRSQVPAECSERRQSAQYTLRHMFRLIQQVVELCRRHLRLVSLRKLLLAVFVAYLLVIRLDPASPVTFSCLTSVRLFLKSTWDIMFSPHYKTRLGQ from the exons ATGAAGCGGAGCGGGCCGCTGGTGCTGGGCCGATGGAGGCACTGCGCCCGGGAGCCGGCCCTTTGCCCGGGCCTGGTGTGGCTGGAGCGGGCGGCCGACCTGCTGCAGGTGCAGCGCAACTTGGCGGGGGCGCTGGCGGCCTGCGAGCGCGGCCTGGAGTGGCTGGACCGGCAGCCGGGCGGCAG TGCGCCCCGAGCCGCCGACATCAGGTCGTCCCTGTGCGCCATGGGGCTGCAGGCGCTGGCCGAGCGACGGCAGTGGCGCCGGGCCTGGGACTGGCTGCTGCAACAGTACGGCAGCCCCGACCGAATCCCCGCCGCTCTCCTCCAGCTCTG CATCATCCTATACAGCAAGGCTGGAGAGCCTGGCCAAATACAGCAGGCCGTCAGCAGCTGGCTTAAGAGCAAGGCCAGCACAAGTGCCACAGGAAGTGTGGGTCTGGTGTTTGAGTTGTATATACTGCATGTGCTGCTGCCACTTGGTCTTTATGCAGAAGCGGAGAAGGAGATCAAGGATACCACACTATTGACGGAGCAACAGAAGGAATCGGTACTGGAAGTTGTTTTGCGAAAGAgacccaaactgctggagcaagaATTGGCGGAGAGCAGGAGCCaggttccagcagaatgcagcGAACGCAGACAATCTG CACAATACACACTACGCCATATGTTCCGGTTAATTCAGCAAGTGGTGGAGTTGTGTCGTAGACATCTGCGTTTGGTTTCTCTTCGCAAGCTGCTTCTGGCCGTGTTCGTAGCCTATCTGCTGGTCATCAGGCTGGACCCTG CCTCTCCAGTCACCTTTTCCTGTTTAACCAGTGTACGACTCTTCCTCAAGTCGACATGGGACATTATGTTCTCTCCTCACTACAAGACAAGGCTTGGCCAGTGA